A stretch of the Enterobacter mori genome encodes the following:
- the clsB gene encoding cardiolipin synthase ClsB: MKCSWQEGNRITLLENGDQYYPAVFKAIDNAQQKVILETFIWFEDEVGKQLHSVLLRAARRGVKIEALLDGYGSPDLSDEFVNELTAAGVVFRYYDPSPRLFGMRTNLFRRMHRKIVVVDETVAFVGGINYSAEHMSDYGPEAKQDYAIRIEGPVVQDILLFELENLPGKEAVRHWWRRRHRPEENRQPGEAQALFIWRDNGEHRDDIERHYLKMLANAKREVIIANAYFFPGYRILHAMRNAARRGVRVKLIVQGEPDMPIVKVGARLLYNYLVKGGVQIYEYRRRPLHGKVALMDDHWATVGSSNLDPLSLSLNLEANLIIHDRQFNQTLRDNLQGLIVNDCVRVDESMVPKRTWWNLGIGVVVFHFLRHFPAMVGWLPAHTPKLAQVDPPVQPEMETQDRIEAEDGGKT; the protein is encoded by the coding sequence ATGAAATGTTCATGGCAGGAAGGTAACCGCATTACGCTGCTGGAGAATGGCGATCAATATTATCCGGCCGTATTTAAAGCGATTGATAACGCACAGCAGAAAGTGATCCTCGAAACCTTTATCTGGTTCGAAGATGAGGTTGGCAAGCAGTTGCACAGCGTGCTGCTGCGTGCTGCCCGGCGCGGGGTCAAAATTGAAGCGCTGCTCGACGGCTATGGCTCACCGGACCTGAGCGATGAGTTCGTCAACGAACTGACCGCCGCCGGCGTGGTCTTCCGCTACTACGATCCCAGCCCCCGCTTATTTGGCATGCGCACGAACCTCTTTCGTCGGATGCACCGCAAAATTGTGGTGGTGGATGAGACGGTGGCGTTCGTCGGCGGCATTAACTACTCCGCTGAACATATGTCTGACTACGGCCCGGAAGCCAAGCAGGATTACGCAATCCGCATTGAAGGCCCGGTGGTTCAGGACATTTTACTGTTTGAACTGGAGAACCTGCCGGGTAAAGAGGCCGTTCGCCACTGGTGGCGACGTCGCCATCGCCCGGAGGAGAACCGACAGCCAGGCGAAGCGCAGGCGCTGTTTATCTGGCGGGATAACGGCGAGCACCGGGATGACATTGAACGTCATTACCTGAAGATGCTGGCGAACGCGAAGCGCGAGGTGATTATCGCCAACGCTTACTTCTTCCCCGGCTACCGTATTCTGCATGCCATGCGCAATGCGGCCCGACGCGGCGTACGGGTGAAACTGATTGTGCAGGGCGAGCCGGATATGCCAATTGTCAAAGTGGGCGCACGCCTGCTCTATAACTATCTGGTGAAAGGCGGCGTGCAGATCTATGAATATCGCCGTCGACCGCTGCACGGAAAAGTGGCCCTGATGGACGATCACTGGGCAACCGTCGGCTCCAGCAATCTCGATCCACTGAGCTTGTCGCTGAATCTGGAAGCGAACCTGATCATTCACGATCGGCAGTTTAATCAAACCCTGCGGGATAACCTTCAGGGGCTGATCGTCAATGACTGCGTGCGCGTAGATGAGTCCATGGTGCCGAAACGCACCTGGTGGAACCTTGGCATCGGCGTGGTGGTGTTCCACTTCCTGCGCCATTTCCCGGCGATGGTCGGCTGGCTGCCCGCGCATACGCCAAAGCTTGCGCAGGTGGACCCGCCGGTTCAACCCGAAATGGAAACTCAGGACCGCATTGAAGCGGAAGACGGAGGGAAAACCTGA
- a CDS encoding endonuclease/exonuclease/phosphatase family protein — MTIKKQHFSLKVLTINIHKGFTAFNRRFILPELRDAVRTVSADIVCLQEVMGAHEVHPMHVENWPDAPHYEFLADTMWSDYAYGRNAVYPEGHHGNAVLSRFPIEHYENRDVSVGESEKRGLLYCRITPPDLEFPVHVGCVHLGLREAHRQAQLQMLAEWSNALPEGEPVVIAGDFNDWRQRANHPLKVNAGLEEIFTRANGRPARTFPVRFPLLRLDRIYVKNAHASSPTALALLNWRHLSDHAPLSAEIHL, encoded by the coding sequence ATGACCATTAAAAAGCAGCATTTCTCGCTTAAGGTGCTGACGATAAACATTCATAAGGGCTTCACAGCATTTAACCGCCGCTTCATTTTACCGGAGCTGCGCGACGCCGTTCGCACCGTCAGCGCGGACATTGTTTGCCTGCAGGAAGTGATGGGCGCGCACGAAGTGCATCCAATGCATGTCGAAAACTGGCCGGATGCCCCCCACTACGAGTTTCTGGCCGATACCATGTGGAGCGATTACGCTTACGGACGCAACGCGGTTTACCCCGAGGGGCATCACGGCAATGCGGTGCTGTCGCGTTTTCCGATTGAACACTATGAGAACCGCGACGTGTCGGTGGGCGAAAGTGAAAAGCGCGGCCTGCTTTACTGTCGTATCACGCCACCTGACCTGGAATTTCCCGTTCACGTAGGCTGTGTTCATCTTGGCCTGCGTGAAGCCCACCGACAGGCTCAGCTGCAGATGCTCGCCGAATGGAGCAATGCGCTGCCGGAAGGCGAGCCCGTGGTCATCGCCGGTGATTTCAACGACTGGCGGCAGCGCGCCAACCATCCGCTTAAGGTGAACGCCGGGCTGGAGGAAATTTTCACCCGCGCCAACGGACGCCCCGCACGCACGTTCCCGGTACGCTTTCCCCTGCTGCGCCTTGACCGAATCTACGTGAAAAACGCCCACGCCAGCAGCCCAACCGCGCTGGCGTTACTCAACTGGCGACATCTCTCCGACCATGCCCCACTCAGCGCGGAGATCCATTTATGA
- a CDS encoding YbhQ family protein: MKWQQRVRVATGLSCWQIMLHLLVVAVLVMGWMSGTLVRVGLGLCVLYGVTVLSMLFLQRHHEARWREVGDVLEELTTTWYFGAAMIVLWLLSRVLQNNLLLALAGLAILAGPAVVSLLTKEKKLRNVASKHRVRH; encoded by the coding sequence ATGAAGTGGCAACAACGTGTTCGTGTCGCAACGGGTTTAAGTTGCTGGCAGATAATGTTGCATTTACTGGTCGTGGCCGTACTGGTGATGGGCTGGATGAGCGGCACGCTGGTGCGCGTTGGTCTGGGGCTATGCGTGCTTTACGGCGTCACCGTGCTGTCGATGCTGTTTTTACAGCGTCACCACGAGGCGCGCTGGCGTGAAGTGGGTGATGTGCTTGAAGAGCTCACCACCACCTGGTATTTTGGTGCCGCGATGATTGTGCTTTGGCTGCTGTCGCGCGTGCTGCAAAACAACCTGCTGCTGGCCCTGGCGGGTCTGGCCATTCTTGCAGGGCCTGCGGTCGTCTCGTTGCTGACCAAAGAGAAAAAGCTACGCAATGTTGCGTCTAAACATCGCGTACGCCACTGA
- a CDS encoding ABC transporter permease — MFHRLWTLIRKELQSLLREPQTRAILVLPVLIQVLLFPFAATLEVTNATIAIYNEDNGKHSVELTQRFARAKAFTHILLLKSPQEIQPTIDTQKALLLVRFPADFSRNLDTFQTAPMQLILDGRNSNSAQIAANYLQQVVKDYQQELMEGKPKPNNSELVVRNWYNPNLDYKWFVVPSLIAMITTIGVMIVTSLSVAREREQGTLDQLLVSPLATWQIFVGKAVPALIVATFQATIVLGVGIWAYQIPFAGSLALFYFTMVIYGLSLVGFGLLISALCSTQQQAFIGVFVFMMPAILLSGYVSPVENMPVWLQDLTWINPIRHFTDITKQIYLKDASLDIVWGSLWPLLVIAATTGSVAYAMFRRNIA, encoded by the coding sequence ATGTTTCACCGTTTATGGACGTTAATACGCAAAGAGCTGCAATCCCTGCTGCGCGAGCCGCAAACCCGCGCCATTCTGGTCTTGCCGGTGCTGATCCAGGTTTTACTGTTCCCGTTTGCCGCCACGCTGGAGGTGACCAACGCCACCATTGCTATTTACAACGAAGATAACGGCAAACATTCCGTCGAGCTGACGCAGCGCTTTGCCCGTGCGAAAGCCTTTACCCACATTCTGCTACTGAAAAGCCCACAGGAGATCCAGCCCACCATCGACACGCAAAAAGCGCTGCTGCTGGTGCGGTTCCCGGCGGATTTCTCCCGTAATCTGGATACTTTCCAGACCGCACCGATGCAGCTGATCCTCGACGGACGTAACTCCAACAGCGCCCAGATAGCGGCCAACTACCTGCAGCAGGTGGTGAAGGATTACCAGCAGGAGCTGATGGAGGGCAAACCAAAGCCCAACAACAGCGAGCTGGTAGTGCGCAACTGGTACAACCCGAATCTGGACTACAAGTGGTTCGTGGTGCCGTCGCTGATCGCCATGATCACCACCATCGGGGTGATGATCGTGACCTCCCTCTCCGTCGCCCGCGAGCGCGAACAGGGCACGCTGGATCAGCTGCTGGTCTCCCCGCTCGCCACCTGGCAGATTTTCGTCGGCAAAGCGGTGCCGGCGCTGATTGTCGCGACATTTCAGGCTACCATCGTGCTGGGGGTGGGGATTTGGGCCTACCAGATCCCGTTTGCCGGTTCGCTGGCGCTGTTTTACTTCACGATGGTGATTTACGGGCTGTCGCTGGTGGGGTTTGGGCTGCTGATCTCCGCACTCTGCTCGACGCAGCAGCAGGCGTTTATCGGGGTATTCGTCTTTATGATGCCCGCGATTTTGCTCTCGGGGTACGTATCACCCGTCGAGAATATGCCGGTGTGGCTCCAGGATCTGACGTGGATAAACCCGATTCGCCACTTTACGGACATCACCAAGCAGATCTATCTGAAGGATGCGAGTCTGGATATTGTCTGGGGAAGTTTGTGGCCGCTACTGGTCATCGCGGCCACGACGGGTTCAGTGGCGTACGCGATGTTTAGACGCAACATTGCGTAG
- a CDS encoding ABC transporter permease: MRSNAISWRRVRALCIKETRQIVRDPSSWLIAVVIPLLLLFIFGYGINLDSSKLRVGILLEQQSEEALDFTHAMTGSPYIDATISDNRRELIQKMQAGKIRGLIVIPVDFAANMARAETDAPIQVITDGSEPNTANFVQGYAEGIWQLWQMQRAEDRGETFEPLIDVQTRYWFNPAAISQHFIIPGAVTIIMTVIGAILTSLVIAREWERGTMEALLSTEVTRVELLLCKLIPYYFLGMLAMLLCMLVSVFILGVPYRGSLVVLFFITSLFLLSTLGMGLLISTITRNQFNAAQVALNAAFLPSIMLSGFIFQIDSMPAVIRAVTYIIPARYFVSTLQSLFLAGSIPVVLIINTLFLMASAVMFIGLTWMKTKRRLD, encoded by the coding sequence ATGCGCAGTAATGCCATTTCGTGGCGCAGGGTGCGCGCGCTATGCATTAAAGAGACGCGGCAGATCGTGCGCGACCCCAGCAGCTGGCTGATTGCGGTGGTGATCCCCCTGCTGCTGCTGTTTATCTTTGGCTACGGCATAAACCTGGACTCCAGCAAGCTGCGGGTCGGGATTTTGCTGGAGCAACAGAGCGAAGAGGCGCTGGACTTCACTCACGCCATGACCGGCTCACCCTATATTGACGCCACCATCAGCGACAACCGGCGGGAACTGATCCAGAAGATGCAGGCCGGGAAAATTCGCGGTCTGATCGTCATTCCGGTGGATTTCGCCGCCAATATGGCGCGCGCTGAAACCGATGCGCCGATTCAGGTGATCACCGACGGCAGCGAGCCGAATACCGCCAACTTCGTGCAGGGCTACGCGGAAGGGATCTGGCAGCTCTGGCAGATGCAGCGCGCCGAAGACCGGGGAGAGACGTTTGAACCGCTGATCGACGTGCAAACGCGCTACTGGTTTAACCCCGCCGCCATCAGCCAGCACTTTATTATTCCGGGCGCGGTAACCATCATCATGACGGTAATCGGCGCGATTCTGACCTCGCTGGTTATCGCCCGCGAGTGGGAGCGCGGCACCATGGAGGCGCTGCTCTCCACCGAAGTGACGCGCGTCGAGCTGCTGCTGTGCAAGCTTATTCCCTACTATTTTCTCGGCATGCTGGCGATGCTGCTCTGTATGCTGGTGTCCGTCTTTATCCTCGGCGTGCCGTATCGCGGCTCGCTGGTAGTGCTGTTCTTTATCACCAGCCTGTTTTTACTCAGCACGCTGGGTATGGGGCTGCTCATCTCCACCATCACCCGCAACCAGTTTAACGCCGCGCAGGTGGCGCTCAATGCCGCTTTTCTGCCGTCGATTATGCTTTCCGGGTTTATCTTCCAGATAGACAGTATGCCGGCGGTGATCCGCGCCGTGACTTACATCATCCCGGCACGCTACTTCGTTAGCACCCTGCAAAGCCTGTTTCTGGCAGGGAGTATTCCGGTGGTGCTGATTATCAACACGCTGTTTCTGATGGCGTCGGCGGTGATGTTTATCGGGTTGACGTGGATGAAAACCAAGCGGCGGTTAGATTAA
- a CDS encoding ATP-binding cassette domain-containing protein yields MNDDVIQLNNLVKRFSGMDKPAVAPLNCTIQKGYVTGLVGPDGAGKTTLMRMLAGLLKPDEGSASVLGLDPIKDDGALHAMLGYMPQKFGLYEDLTVMENLNLYADLRSVTGETRQKTFARLLEFTSLGPFTDRLAGKLSGGMKQKLGLACTLVGEPKVLLLDEPGVGVDPISRRELWQMVHELAGDGMLILWSTSYLDEAEQCRDVLLMNEGELLYQGEPTTLTQSMAGRSFLLHSPQATNRTLLQRVLKLPQVSDGMIQGRSVRVILKKEATVDDVRRAPGMPEIEMEETAPRFEDAFIDLLGGAGTSESPLAAILHTVEGTSGETVIEAKSLTKKFGDFAATDNVNFAVKRGEIFGLLGPNGAGKSTTFKMMCGLLVPTSGKALVLDMDLKVSSGKARQHLGYMAQKFSLYGNLTVEQNLRFFSGVYGLRGRAQNEKIRRMSDAFGLTTIASHATDELPLGFKQRLALACSLMHEPDILFLDEPTSGVDPLTRREFWLHINSMVEKGVTVMVTTHFMDEAEYCDRIGLVYRGKLIAHGTPDDLKNQAADDAQPDPTMEQAFITLIHDWDKENAHAQ; encoded by the coding sequence ATGAATGACGACGTTATCCAGCTCAACAATCTGGTCAAACGCTTCTCAGGAATGGACAAACCGGCCGTCGCGCCGCTGAACTGTACCATCCAGAAAGGCTACGTGACCGGACTGGTGGGCCCGGACGGCGCGGGGAAAACCACGCTGATGCGAATGCTGGCGGGGCTGCTGAAGCCGGATGAAGGAAGCGCCAGCGTGCTCGGTCTTGACCCGATCAAGGATGACGGAGCCCTCCACGCCATGCTCGGCTATATGCCGCAGAAGTTTGGCCTGTATGAAGACCTGACGGTGATGGAAAACCTGAACCTGTACGCTGACCTGCGCAGCGTCACCGGCGAAACGCGGCAGAAAACCTTCGCCCGCCTGCTGGAGTTTACCTCCCTCGGCCCGTTCACCGACCGGCTGGCAGGCAAGCTTTCCGGTGGGATGAAGCAGAAACTGGGGCTGGCCTGTACGCTGGTCGGCGAGCCAAAAGTGCTGCTGCTGGATGAGCCCGGCGTCGGCGTTGACCCGATTTCGCGCCGTGAATTGTGGCAGATGGTGCACGAGCTGGCGGGCGACGGGATGCTGATCCTCTGGAGCACCTCCTACCTCGACGAAGCGGAACAGTGCCGGGACGTGCTGCTGATGAATGAAGGCGAACTGCTTTATCAGGGCGAGCCGACAACGCTGACGCAGAGCATGGCCGGGCGCAGCTTCCTGCTGCATAGCCCGCAGGCGACCAACCGCACGCTGCTGCAGCGGGTGCTCAAGCTGCCGCAGGTCAGCGACGGGATGATACAGGGCCGCTCGGTGCGCGTGATCCTCAAAAAAGAGGCCACCGTCGACGATGTTCGCCGTGCGCCCGGCATGCCTGAGATCGAAATGGAAGAGACCGCGCCGCGCTTTGAGGACGCGTTTATCGACCTGCTGGGCGGCGCGGGCACATCTGAGTCGCCGCTTGCCGCCATTTTGCATACGGTGGAAGGCACGTCGGGCGAAACGGTGATCGAAGCGAAATCGCTCACCAAAAAGTTCGGGGATTTCGCCGCCACCGATAACGTCAATTTTGCGGTGAAGCGCGGCGAGATTTTTGGTCTGCTCGGGCCGAACGGCGCGGGAAAATCGACCACCTTTAAGATGATGTGTGGCCTGTTGGTGCCGACGTCCGGCAAGGCGCTAGTGCTGGACATGGATCTGAAGGTCAGCTCCGGCAAGGCGCGCCAGCATCTCGGGTATATGGCGCAGAAGTTTTCGCTGTATGGCAACCTGACGGTCGAGCAGAATCTGCGCTTTTTCTCCGGCGTGTACGGCCTGCGCGGGCGGGCGCAGAACGAAAAAATCCGCCGCATGAGCGACGCCTTCGGGTTAACGACTATTGCTTCCCACGCCACGGACGAACTGCCGCTCGGCTTTAAGCAGCGGCTGGCGCTGGCCTGCTCGCTGATGCACGAGCCGGATATTCTGTTTCTGGATGAACCCACTTCGGGCGTTGATCCCCTTACCCGCCGCGAGTTTTGGCTGCATATCAACAGCATGGTGGAGAAAGGGGTGACCGTGATGGTGACCACCCACTTTATGGACGAGGCGGAGTACTGCGACCGCATCGGGCTGGTCTATCGCGGCAAGCTGATTGCCCACGGCACGCCGGACGACCTGAAAAATCAGGCCGCCGACGACGCACAGCCAGACCCGACCATGGAGCAGGCGTTTATCACCCTCATCCACGACTGGGATAAGGAGAATGCCCATGCGCAGTAA
- the hlyD gene encoding secretion protein HlyD → MKKPVAIVLVVVVLLAAGIGGWLWYQSQQDKGLTLYGNVDIRTVNMSFRVGGRLASLSVDEGDAIKSGQTLGMLDKAPYENALMQAKAGVSVAQAQYDLMLAGYRDEEIAQAAAAVKQAKAAYDYAQNFYARQQGLWKSRTISANDLENARSSRDQAQATLKSAQDKLSQYRTGNRAQDIAQAKASLEQAQAQLAQAELDLHDTTLIAPSDGTLMTRAVEPGSMLSAGSTVLTLSLTRPVWVRAYIDEPNLGQMQPGRELLLYTDGRPDKPYHGKVGFVSPTAEFTPKTVETPDLRTDLVYRLRIIVTDADDALRQGMPVTVTVSNGERHE, encoded by the coding sequence ATGAAAAAACCTGTCGCCATCGTTCTGGTGGTTGTTGTGTTGCTTGCTGCTGGAATAGGTGGCTGGCTGTGGTATCAGAGCCAGCAGGATAAAGGCCTGACGCTGTACGGCAACGTGGATATCCGCACGGTGAACATGAGCTTCCGCGTCGGCGGACGTCTCGCCTCGCTGAGCGTTGACGAAGGTGATGCCATCAAAAGCGGGCAGACGCTGGGGATGCTGGATAAAGCGCCCTACGAGAACGCGCTGATGCAGGCCAAAGCGGGGGTTTCCGTGGCTCAGGCGCAGTATGACCTGATGCTGGCAGGCTATCGCGATGAAGAGATCGCCCAGGCCGCCGCCGCCGTTAAACAGGCGAAAGCCGCCTATGACTACGCGCAGAACTTCTACGCGCGTCAGCAGGGGCTGTGGAAAAGCCGCACCATTTCCGCTAACGATCTGGAAAATGCGCGCTCGTCCCGCGACCAGGCGCAGGCTACGCTGAAATCCGCACAGGATAAATTAAGCCAGTACCGCACCGGTAACCGCGCGCAGGATATTGCCCAGGCGAAAGCCAGCCTTGAACAGGCGCAGGCGCAATTAGCGCAGGCAGAACTGGATTTGCATGACACGACGTTAATCGCCCCGTCCGACGGCACGCTGATGACCCGCGCCGTGGAGCCGGGCAGCATGCTCAGCGCGGGCAGCACCGTTTTAACGCTCTCCCTGACCCGCCCGGTGTGGGTGCGCGCCTACATTGACGAGCCGAACCTCGGGCAGATGCAGCCGGGCCGCGAATTGCTGCTCTATACCGACGGCCGCCCCGACAAGCCGTATCACGGCAAAGTGGGCTTTGTCTCCCCTACCGCCGAATTCACCCCGAAAACGGTTGAAACCCCGGACCTGCGTACCGACCTGGTGTATCGCCTGCGCATCATCGTCACCGATGCGGACGACGCGCTGCGTCAGGGTATGCCCGTAACCGTAACAGTCAGCAACGGGGAACGACATGAATGA
- the cecR gene encoding transcriptional regulator CecR, with protein sequence MNTTPTTTKGEQAKSQLIAAALAQFGEYGLHATTRDIAALAGQNIAAITYYFGSKEDLYLACAQWIADFIGTQFHPHVEEATALLSHPSPDRAAVRQLILNACNNMIRLLTHDDTLNLSKFISREQLSPTAAYQRVHDQVIAPMHSHLTRLIAAYTGRDASDTDMILHTHALLGEVLAFRLGRETILLRTGWTQFDEDKAAQISKVIACHVDLILQGLTQRSLKS encoded by the coding sequence ATGAATACAACACCCACAACAACCAAAGGTGAACAGGCCAAAAGCCAGCTTATCGCCGCCGCGCTGGCGCAGTTTGGTGAGTACGGGCTGCACGCGACCACGCGCGATATTGCCGCGCTGGCCGGGCAGAATATTGCGGCCATTACCTACTATTTTGGCTCAAAAGAGGATTTATATCTCGCCTGCGCCCAGTGGATCGCCGATTTTATCGGCACGCAGTTTCACCCGCACGTGGAAGAAGCCACCGCGCTGCTCAGCCACCCGTCGCCCGATCGTGCCGCCGTTCGCCAGCTTATTCTCAACGCCTGTAATAATATGATCCGCCTGCTGACGCACGACGATACGCTGAACCTGAGCAAGTTTATTTCCCGCGAGCAGCTCTCCCCTACGGCTGCCTACCAGCGGGTACACGATCAGGTGATTGCGCCGATGCACTCGCACCTGACCCGCCTTATCGCGGCCTATACCGGACGCGATGCAAGCGACACCGATATGATTTTGCATACCCATGCCCTGCTGGGCGAAGTGCTCGCCTTCCGTCTGGGGCGGGAGACCATCCTGTTACGCACGGGCTGGACACAATTTGATGAGGATAAAGCCGCGCAGATTAGCAAGGTGATCGCCTGTCATGTCGATCTGATCCTGCAAGGCTTAACGCAAAGGAGCCTGAAGTCATGA